A genome region from Alicyclobacillus acidocaldarius subsp. acidocaldarius DSM 446 includes the following:
- a CDS encoding BaiN/RdsA family NAD(P)/FAD-dependent oxidoreductase — protein MTNVLVIGGGPAGLMAAIAAREAGARVLLVEKGDRLGRKLAISGGGRCNVTNAKPLPELMQHVLGNPKFLYSSFHRFSNEDIIRFFEGLGVALKEEDRGRMFPVSDDARTVVRAVVRHMERLGVEVRLHTPVVRILAEERRFVGIETERGEVIPAAACVIATGGASVPQTGSTGDGYRFAASVGHTIVPPYPTAVPITSDHPWIRDRRLQGLSLYNIELSIFRGDKLLTVEPGDLVFTHFGLSGPAALRASHYVTVSLREQPGAKLTASIDVRPDRTFEDWMALFKSARERHPKRRLRTELEGHVPDRLAAFVLHEAQVEGEVPLAQASHESLMRVSRALKRLAIPVTGTLPLEKATVTGGGVSVKEIDPKTMQSKLCAGLYFAGEVMDVHAHTGGYNITIAFSTGHTAGSEAARYALAHARTERV, from the coding sequence ATGACGAATGTCTTGGTGATTGGCGGCGGACCCGCCGGTTTGATGGCGGCCATCGCCGCGCGCGAGGCGGGCGCCCGCGTCCTGCTCGTCGAAAAGGGGGACAGGCTGGGGCGCAAACTGGCCATCTCCGGCGGCGGACGCTGCAACGTGACGAACGCGAAGCCCCTGCCCGAGCTGATGCAACACGTCCTGGGAAACCCGAAATTCCTGTATTCGTCGTTCCACCGCTTTAGCAACGAGGACATCATCCGGTTTTTCGAGGGTCTCGGGGTCGCGCTGAAGGAGGAAGATCGCGGCCGCATGTTTCCCGTGTCCGACGACGCTCGCACGGTCGTGCGCGCCGTGGTGCGACACATGGAGCGGCTCGGCGTCGAGGTTCGGCTCCACACGCCCGTGGTGCGCATCCTCGCAGAAGAGAGACGGTTCGTGGGCATTGAAACCGAGCGCGGCGAGGTGATCCCCGCGGCGGCGTGTGTCATCGCCACGGGCGGGGCGAGCGTCCCTCAGACCGGTTCGACCGGCGACGGCTACCGATTCGCGGCGTCTGTGGGACACACCATCGTGCCGCCGTACCCGACCGCCGTGCCCATCACGTCGGATCATCCGTGGATTCGCGATCGAAGGCTTCAGGGGCTGTCTCTCTACAACATCGAGCTGTCGATCTTTCGGGGCGACAAGCTCTTGACCGTCGAACCGGGCGATCTCGTCTTCACCCACTTTGGGCTGAGCGGTCCGGCGGCGCTGCGCGCGAGCCACTATGTGACGGTGTCGCTTCGGGAGCAACCGGGCGCGAAGCTCACCGCTTCCATCGATGTGCGGCCGGATCGGACGTTTGAGGACTGGATGGCGCTGTTCAAGTCCGCGCGCGAGCGCCACCCCAAACGGCGGCTCCGCACGGAGCTTGAGGGACACGTGCCGGATCGCCTCGCGGCGTTCGTCTTGCACGAGGCGCAAGTCGAGGGCGAGGTGCCGCTGGCACAGGCGTCGCACGAGTCGCTGATGAGGGTGTCGCGCGCGCTGAAGCGGCTCGCCATCCCGGTGACGGGGACACTTCCGCTTGAGAAGGCCACCGTGACGGGAGGCGGTGTGAGCGTGAAAGAGATTGACCCCAAGACCATGCAGTCGAAGCTTTGCGCTGGGCTTTACTTCGCGGGCGAGGTGATGGACGTTCACGCGCACACGGGCGGGTACAACATCACCATCGCGTTTTCCACGGGGCACACGGCGGGAAGCGAAGCGGCGCGCTACGCCCTGGCGCACGCCCGGACAGAGCGGGTCTAA
- a CDS encoding DMT family transporter encodes MTSPGLLTAIASAVAYALSYVCLRKGQADSSPPDSGLLPVLVTSLLLLMTLVPIGLASHRAPLGFPMRGRALGFACLSGVIGTFLGRRLLYLAVQRLGAVRGVVLKGLSPVATVILAYAFLGDPVSWRVTASLAGVLGAIALLALENRARPTRDRALFSSGAFVGISAACLQGMGHVFRRIALSSGASPVGAALVDVAVATLACIASFALEGKLGPLLRHYRTHLSPWLLAAGASSAAGVLLFFVSASLIPVSTVATLAASEPVFVALLSWLLVPHLERPSLYSASAACLVGFATVILSHAP; translated from the coding sequence GTGACGTCCCCAGGACTCTTGACCGCCATCGCGAGCGCGGTCGCGTATGCCCTGTCCTACGTGTGCCTCAGGAAGGGGCAAGCGGATTCCTCGCCTCCCGACAGCGGACTTCTCCCCGTGCTGGTCACAAGCCTTCTGTTGCTCATGACCCTCGTGCCCATCGGTCTTGCGTCACATCGCGCGCCCTTGGGTTTCCCCATGCGCGGGCGAGCCCTCGGCTTCGCCTGTCTATCGGGCGTGATCGGCACCTTTCTTGGAAGGCGCCTCTTGTACCTCGCCGTTCAGCGCCTCGGCGCCGTGCGCGGCGTGGTGCTCAAAGGGCTGAGCCCCGTGGCCACGGTGATCCTCGCGTACGCCTTCCTCGGCGATCCCGTCTCATGGCGCGTGACCGCGAGCCTCGCGGGCGTCCTCGGAGCCATCGCGCTTTTGGCGCTGGAGAATCGCGCACGTCCCACGCGCGATCGCGCCCTGTTTTCCTCTGGAGCGTTCGTCGGGATTTCGGCGGCATGTTTACAAGGGATGGGACACGTGTTCCGCCGGATCGCCCTCTCCAGTGGCGCGTCGCCGGTGGGCGCCGCGCTCGTCGACGTCGCCGTCGCCACCCTCGCCTGTATCGCAAGCTTCGCCCTCGAAGGCAAACTCGGGCCGCTTTTGCGCCACTACCGAACCCACCTGTCCCCCTGGCTCCTCGCGGCAGGCGCGTCGAGCGCAGCCGGCGTGCTGCTGTTTTTCGTCAGCGCGAGTCTCATCCCCGTCAGCACCGTGGCGACGCTCGCCGCCTCCGAGCCCGTGTTTGTCGCGCTCCTTTCCTGGCTCCTCGTCCCGCACCTCGAGCGCCCGAGTCTGTACAGCGCCTCCGCCGCGTGCCTCGTCGGGTTTGCCACGGTGATCCTCTCGCACGCGCCCTAG
- a CDS encoding iron-containing alcohol dehydrogenase gives MEPFRFHNPTTLYYGKGQIEKHLADEVLKIGRRVLLLYGGGSIKRFGLYDKVMNILKDAGVTVFELGGVEPNPRLTTVYKGIEMCRQNDIDLILAVGGGSVLDCGKAIAMGVKFDGDVWDIYQRKAQATGALPLGTILTHAATGSEMNAGGVITNWETKEKLGAGSPYTYPVFSFCDPENTFTVPRDQTVYGICDMLAHCFEHYFHSTRHAPLQKHLIEAVMRTIVEYAKRVVDNPTDYDARETIMYCSTMALNGMISMGIVGDWACHAMEHEVSAIYDIPHGGGLAILFPHWMEYVKSTDPSRFASLAKSVFLVDGTGKSDEELADIAIEKVREFYREIGAPQRLRDYGIGDDQLERMAAQAVRFGEIGHFRKLGKEDVLNILRASL, from the coding sequence ATGGAACCTTTTCGCTTTCACAACCCGACGACGCTCTACTACGGGAAGGGGCAGATCGAGAAGCACCTGGCGGACGAGGTCCTGAAAATTGGACGGCGCGTGCTTCTGTTGTACGGTGGAGGCAGCATCAAGCGGTTTGGCCTGTACGACAAGGTCATGAACATCCTGAAGGATGCGGGCGTCACGGTATTTGAGCTGGGCGGCGTCGAGCCGAATCCGCGCCTGACGACGGTGTACAAGGGCATCGAGATGTGCCGGCAAAACGACATCGATCTCATCCTCGCGGTGGGCGGCGGTTCGGTGCTCGACTGCGGCAAGGCCATCGCCATGGGCGTGAAGTTCGACGGAGACGTCTGGGACATCTATCAGCGCAAGGCGCAGGCGACCGGGGCGCTGCCGCTCGGCACCATCCTCACGCACGCGGCCACGGGGTCGGAGATGAACGCGGGCGGCGTGATCACAAATTGGGAGACGAAGGAGAAGCTCGGCGCGGGTTCGCCGTACACGTACCCGGTGTTCTCCTTCTGCGATCCTGAGAACACGTTCACGGTGCCGCGCGATCAGACGGTGTACGGCATCTGCGACATGCTCGCGCACTGCTTCGAGCATTACTTCCACTCCACCCGCCACGCGCCGCTGCAGAAGCACCTCATTGAGGCCGTGATGCGGACCATCGTGGAATACGCGAAGCGCGTCGTGGACAACCCAACCGACTACGACGCGCGCGAGACCATCATGTACTGCAGCACCATGGCGTTGAACGGCATGATCTCGATGGGCATCGTCGGCGACTGGGCCTGCCACGCCATGGAACACGAGGTGAGCGCCATCTACGACATTCCGCACGGCGGCGGCTTGGCCATCCTGTTCCCGCACTGGATGGAGTACGTGAAGAGCACCGATCCGAGCCGATTCGCGTCGCTCGCCAAAAGCGTGTTCCTGGTGGACGGGACGGGCAAGTCGGACGAGGAGTTGGCCGACATCGCCATCGAGAAGGTGCGGGAATTCTACAGGGAGATCGGCGCTCCGCAGCGCTTGAGGGACTACGGCATCGGCGACGATCA